In one Patescibacteria group bacterium genomic region, the following are encoded:
- the ruvX gene encoding Holliday junction resolvase RuvX, whose product MRLLACDYGTKTIGLAYGTLDDNKNPAVIPLSSISVSSWEGASAKIIITAKQYKVDTILFGNPLNKENQETTTSLEVKKFVRFLTNRLNIPIKLVNERYTTYDAQEYSLGKGASNSIHSQAAALMLLRYLEENPLL is encoded by the coding sequence ATGAGGCTTCTTGCGTGCGATTACGGAACAAAGACCATTGGCCTTGCTTACGGCACGCTGGATGACAACAAAAATCCAGCGGTAATTCCTTTGTCCTCAATAAGCGTTTCTAGTTGGGAAGGGGCCTCTGCCAAAATAATTATCACCGCCAAACAATATAAAGTGGACACAATCCTATTTGGGAACCCTTTAAATAAAGAAAACCAAGAAACCACAACAAGCCTAGAGGTAAAAAAGTTTGTTCGCTTTTTAACAAATCGCCTAAATATACCAATCAAACTGGTTAACGAAAGGTATACTACCTACGATGCCCAAGAATACTCCTTAGGTAAGGGAGCTTCCAATAGCATCCACAGTCAAGCCGCGGCATTAATGCTAT